TTGGCAAAACAGATCAAGAAGTTTCTACAATTGCTGGAGCAAATACTGCAGATTTTACAAAAAGATTCTTTGGTCTTAGTGCAAATGTTGGAAAAGTGCTAGATTTTGGTAATAGCATTTTCTTAAAACCATTTATCGGCGCAAATTATTACTTTAGCTACACTCCAGACTATACAGAATCCGGCGTTTTAGCTCAACATGTAAGATCATCTACAAACAATTCTTTAAGCCTTGAAGTAGGTGCGGAATTTAGAAAATACTTCAATGCAAGTTCTTATCTTTTCGTAACACCAAAAATTGAACAATATGTTTTAAACAATGGGGACGATTATGTTGCAAGATTTGCTGGTTCTAGCTCAGTATTTAGCATTGCAGGAACAGACAAAGAAAAAACTTATGGTCAATTAACAATTGGCGGAAATGTAGAGCTTAGTGATTCTTGGAGTTTCAATGCAGGTATCGGGGCAAAACAAATTTTAGCAGGTGAAGTTGATGACAAAAATGAAACTTATCTTAGCGGAAATGTTGGCTTAAAATACAAATTCTAAGCAACAATACAAAACCAAACTTCAATTTTAATCTCCACCTATTTAAGTTAGGTTTTCACCTAACTTAAATAGAATATTCGTATCTCACTTGTATTAAAAAATTCATAAACAATAAGAGAATATAAAAGTTACCGACTATTTTGGAAAAATTGGAGAAATATAAGAATCATTAGAAAAACTAAGCATAATAATATGCCTAGCTTTTTACAGAAAATTTTAATTACGCTTGAGCTGATTAACAATTTGAAGCATAGAATCTGCAGTTTGAATAGATTTAGAGTTTGCTTCATACGCCCTTTGTCCAACAATCAAATCTGTCATTTCTTCAACAAGCTTCACATTACTTGTTTCTACAAATCCTTGCGCTAATTGCCCAAAGCCATTTAACCCCGGAGTGCCTACAATTGGATCGCCTGAAGCGTTTGTGTTAAGATAGAGATTATCTCCTAGTGCGTGCAAACCTGCTGGGTTAATAAAATTCACCGTTTCAATCTGCCCAAGTTGATTGACTTCTGTTTCATTGCCTTGCACAACAGTTACGGTGCCGTCTTTCCCAATATTAATCTGTGTGGCATCATCTGGGATTGTGATATTTGGCACTAGCAAATAACCTTGCGCATTCACTACATTCCCTTCATCATCACGCTTAAACGAACCATCGCGTGTGTAAGCAATCGTGCCATCAGGCAATTCAATTTGAAAAAACCCATTCCCTGTAATTGCCACATCAAGATTCTGCTCTGTTTCTTTAAAATTCCCTTGCGAGAAAATCTTTTGCACCGCTGTTGGTCGCACACCTAGCCCCACTTCAATCCCCGTTGGGCTTAGCGTTGTTTCACTTGTGCTAGAACCTGCATATTGCAACACTTGATGGAACAAGTCCGCAAACTCCGCTCTTTCTTTTCTATAACCAAAGGTATTTACATTTGAGATATTGTTTGAAGTTACATCAATTTGTAATTGTTGTCCTAACATTCCTGTTGTTGCTGTATAAAGTGCGCGCATCATTTTAAATCCTTTTTATGCTTTTGCTGCTAGTTTTGTGATTGCTTCTGTGTTTAGCTCATCCATATGCGTTTTTAACACCTTAGAATAAGCTTCTACTAAGCGATTTGTTTCAATCAGTCCTGTCATCTCTTGGACAACATTAATATTGCTTTTTTCTAAAAACCCTTGGCGGACTGCCCCGCTTCGCTCTAGTGCTTCGCGTTCATCTGTGCGTTCTTGCGGGTAAGAGTAGAGATTATCGCCGATTTTTTTAAGATATTTTGGATTTTCAAAAGACACCACGCCGATATTTGCCATTAATGCCATTTCACTAATGCCTTCGTTATTTAAATCCCTTGTATAAATGTTGCCATTGCTATCCACTTCTACTTGGAATCCATCAATAAATTCAATATATTGTGGAGCGTCTAAGTATTCGCGCGGAAGCACGGGATAACCTTCTTTAGTAACAAGCCTGCCTTGCTCATTTAGCACAAAGGAGCCATCACGCGTGTAGCGGATTCCATCAGGTGTCTCTACCATAAAATACATATTTTCTTTACTCAAAGCAAAGTCAAATGTATTATCTGTAATCATCATTCCGCCCACTTTATTGTCTGTGTATTCTTCTACAATTTGTGGAACGCGGTTTAAAGAGCGGTTATAAAACTGCGCTGCGTCTTTTGTTTGCTCATCAATAGGCAAAAACTCTTTGTGCTGTTCATATAAGCGCATAAAATCACCAATCACAACATCATCGCGTTTAAAGCCTGTTGTGTTAGCATTTGCGATATTGTTTGCAATAACATCTAGGCGGTTAATTTGCGTAACCATACCGCCTACGGAGTTGTAATATCCACCTTGCATTCTAAGCCTTTTTTACAAAATTACAAGACTTAAAGCAAAAGGTATTCCACAATAAAATCGTGTTTAATTATTCCTTAAAAAGTTTGCTATGGCTTCCTAGCCTTACAAGGTAGATTATTTTGTAACTTTCTGCTTCTTGCATATACTTCTGCAAAATTACTATAAGTCTTAGAATCTCCCTTACCACACATTTTAATAGCTTCTAGTGTTTAGGCTTTTTGGATTCCTTTAGAGACTAGCATTATAATGAAAGATTTTAAAAAAAGAAAAAGAAGCGGAGATAAAGAATAGAATCCCAAAAAGGGATTCTAAGACTACTGAAGTAGTCTTAAGATATTTTGTTGTGTTGCGTTTGATTGACTTAACGCATAGCTACCAGCTTGAGCTAGAATGTTTAGGTTAGAGTAGTTTGCAGATTCACTTGCAAAATCCACTTCTCTAATACCAGATTCTGCTGACTTCACATTCACTTGAGTGATTGTGATGTTGTTGATTGTTGATTGCATTTGTTGTTGCACAGAACCCAAGTCTGAACGGATAGCATCTAGTTGCTTGATTGCGGATTCTGCGATATCCATTACTAGCATCGCGCCTTTAAGCGTTGTTACACCACCACCTAGTGCATCTCCAGCTTGTCCAACAAATGTATTTCCTAAATTTGCGTTTGCTCCAATAGCTGATTTAACATCCGCACCAAAGACGCCTTTTGTTTCTCTTAGAGATGTAGTAGTTTGTGCAATTGAAGTATCACTAAAGAATGCGCCACCAGAAACTTTCATATCGCTTGCACCAAGCTTGGTTAGAGTTAAAGAACCAATATTTGTTGTTGAGAAACCATCTCCAATAATGTCTGATCCTGACGCACCTGAAACTGTAATCGCTCTACCATCTGTTGAAGTTAGGATTAGCTTACCATCTTCAGAGAGAGATGCTTCGACACCTGTTTCTTCTTTTCTTGAATTGATAGCTTGAATAAGTCTTCCATCTGCGTCATTTTTCTGGACACCTGTAATATCACCAATTCTTACACCATTGATAGTTAAACTTACAATGTCTCCCTCAGCAATAGAATCCGCACCAATACTTTGCACAGTTGCTTCTGCGCGGATTCCACCTAGATTATCAGAGTTTTTATTAATAACTTCTGCTAATGCACCAAGTCCTGTTCCAGCTGAATGAGAGATTTTTACAGATTCAAGAGTAATGTCTTTTCCATCTCTTTGTCCAACAAATTTCATTGTGATTTCACCCAAAGCTGTTCCTGCTGAGAATCTGATTGTCTCATTTCTCACATGCCCGATTTTATCAGAGCTTGTCGCACCAATACTTGTTCTAATTGTTTGGTTAGAATAAGCACCTACTTGGAATTCTTTGTTTGTAAATCCACCAGCAAGCAAGCTTAAGCCATTGTAACTTGTAGTTGCCGCAATATTATCCAAAGATTCAATCAAGCGGTTAATGTCAGCCTGGATTGCTGTTCTTGTTTGTGTTGTTTGACCATCTTGAGCAGCTTGAGTTGCTTTAGTTTTAATAGTATCTAGGATTTTAACTTGCTCGTCCATTGCTTTATCTGCAATTTGGATAATTCCCATACCATCGTTTGTGTTTCTAATCGCTTGTCCTAGTGCGTTTGCTTGAGAGCGTAAGCTATCAGCAATCGCCATTCCTGATGCGTCATCTTTTGCAGAGTTGATTCTTAACCCTGAACTTAACTTTTGCAATGAACTAGAAAGACTAGTTTGTGTAAAAGTGCTTTGAGCGTGTGCGTTTAACGCATTAACATTGGTATTGACTTGAAATGCCATTTTTAACTCCTTTTAATTGTGCTAACCCGTCCTTGGGTATGCATTGGTTTTACTAAAGACTAGCGTAAATTTATCTTTAGTAAGCTAAGCCAAAGACTTAAACCGCCTTGTAAAGTTTAGCTATGCAATTATATCGGATAAAAAACAAAAAAGATTAGAGTCAATTCTAAAAAATGTGCAAAATTTACAAAATTGTTAAAATTTTTGATAAATTTTATAAATACATATTGTATTTTTAAAATTTTATGATAGAATAGTGCAAATTTAATCAAAAAGGACAAAAATGACAACAAAAAATTATCAACAAGAAACTCTAGCACTACACGCTGACTATACCTTTGATACACAACGCACTTTAAGCGTGCCAATTTATCAAAACACTGCATATAGCTTTGAAAGTTTAGAGCAAGCAGCAGCTAGATTTGCGCTTCAAGAGCTTGGGAATATCTACTCTAGACTAGCAAATCCCACGCTTAATGTTTTAGGCAATAGGCTTGCAGCAGTTGAGGGTGGGGCTTTTGGAGTCCCAACTGCAAGTGGAACAGCAGCGATTTTTTACGCGCTTGTAAATCTAGCACAAAATGGCGATAATATTGTGTATTCTAATAAAATCTATGGTGGAACACAAACGCTTATTGCACACACTCTAAAACGCTTTGGGATTGAAGCTAGGGCGTTTGATATAGATAATATAGAAAAATCTTTAGAAAAAGTGATTAATGAAAAAACTAAGGTAATTTTCTTTGAGAGTCTATCAAATCCACAAATTGCAATCGCTGATGTGGAGAAAATCACAAAAATTGCTAAAAAATATGGAATCATAACGCTTTGTGATAACACGGTGGCAACGGCATTTTTACACAAGCCTTTTAACTTTGGCGTGGATCTTGTGGTGTATAGCCTTAGCAAATACATTAATGGGCAAGGAAACGCACTTGGCGGAGTTGTGATTGAGCGCAAAGGCTTAAATAGCTTGATTGTGGATAATCCACGCTATGCACCTTTTAATGTGCCTGATGAGAGTTATCACGGCTTGGTGTATGCGTCTTTAGCAGAATCTTTACCGATTTTTAGTATCCGTTTAATTACAGAGTGGCTAAGAAATATCGGTGCGACACTCTCCCCACAAAATGCTTGGCTTATTATTCAAGGCTTAGAAACACTAGAGTTGCGCATTAAAAAGCATAGTCAAAATGCCTTAGAAGTAGCGCGATTCTTGCAATCTCACCCAAAAGTTAAAGCAGTGTTTTATCCTAGCTTAGAAAACAATCCTTACCATTCATTGCTTCAAAAATATTTTAAAGACTCTCAAGCTAGCGGACTTTTGAGCTTTGAAGTGGAGAGCTATGAGAAGGCAAAAAGTGTTTGTAACGCACTAGAGATTTTTGAGATAGTCGCAAATATCGGAGATTCTAAATCGCTTGTGATTCACCCAGCTTCTACAACACATTCGCAATTAAATGAAAATGAATTAAAATCTGCTGGAATCACGCCTTGCACAATTCGCTTAAGTATCGGATTAGAATCACCACAAGATTTAATTACAGATTTAAAACAAGCATTAGAAAAATAAGGATTTAAAATGCCACTTGTTATTTCAGAAGAGATTCCAGCTTTTAAACTGCTAAAAGAACACGCTTTTATTATGGGCTGCAATCGCGCAAAAACGCAAGATATTCGCCCCTTAGAAGTGCTAATTTTTAATCTAATGCCAACAAAGATTCAAACAGAAAATCAGATTCTCTCTTTACTTGCAAACTCCCCTTTGCAGGTAAATATTACTTTGCTATCCACTTCTAGCTATATTGGCAAAAACACTCCAAAATCGCATTTAGACAGGTTTTATGTCAATTTTAGTGAGATTCAAGGCAAGAAATTTGATGGCGCGATTGTTACAGGCGCACCTATTGAGCATTTAGAGTTTAAGAGTGTGAAATATTGGGGCGAGCTTGTGCTAATAATGGAGTTTTTAAAAACGCATTGCACAAGCACGCTGTATCTGTGCTGGGGAGCAATGGCTGGGCTATATCACTTCCATAACATTCAAAAAATTGCTTTAGATTCCAAACTTTTTGGAGTGTTTGAGCATTTTTGCGTGCAACAAGATTTAATCTTAAATGGGCTTGATGAGCTTATTAGGATTCCACATTCTAGGCATTCTGGCATTAATGAAAATCAAGTTAGGAAAAATAAGAATCTAAAAATCTTGCTTGAAGGAAAAGAGAGTGGGATTACTGCATTAAAAGATGAAAAAGACTTTTTTATCCTAGGACACCCAGAGTATTCTAAAGATACACTAGATTTAGAATACAAGCGCGATTTGCAAAAGGGCTTAGAGATTACCAAGCCAAAAAACTACTATAATGCAGAATCTAAACCTGTTTTTTCGTGGCGTTCAAGTGCTAGCGTACTGTTTGCTAACTGGCTTAACTTCTCTGTATATCAAGACACGCCTTTTATTTTGCAATAGGTTTTTCATAGTAGATTAGATTCCGCTTGCGCGTTTCAAAATCATCAGAATCTGCGCTTAGATACACAATATAGCGATGATTTTCATAAAGACTATTAACGCTCTTTTGCTCGCCTTGTGTGGTTATAACTTGCTCTTGTGCTAGAAAAATTCCCCCCATTACCCTACCAAAAGGTGGCACAAAAAGTGATAAAACACACACCAAAGACACAAAAAATAAAAACTTAAAAAACTTATCTAAAAATGGAATCGCCAATCCTATACCAAAAATCCCCACACAAATAAAAAACGCCACAGGATTAAAAACATTGCCAAAAAAGGGGTTAAAAAACTCTCCGATTCCATAATATTTGATGTAACTTGCATAAATCCCAGCCCAGAACACGCAAAAGAGTAAAAAAACTAATACCAAACTCAACAAAAAAGACTGCAAAATATCTGTTGTTTTCATTATCTACCTTATTCTTTTTATTTGTAAATTTGAAATTTTATACATTTTTGAAGGCTTTTGTGCGCTTAAAAAACGCTTATCTAACACAATAATATCGGCTCTATCTAGTGCGAAATTTAAATCAAACTCCGCTTTGTGTGCATTTGCGGAGCTTGAATATAAAAATGGAAAAAACTCTAAAAACGCGCTGTGCGGGCTTTTGGCATTTACAAGGCGAACGGCTAGGGATTCTTGGCTTAAAGAGTTTTTGCCCCTATAAACAAAAGTGCTTTTTGTGCTTTTGCGCACCCTGTTTTTATGCGCATTTGGAATACGCACAAGATTTTTTAACTTACTCAAAGAATCTAGCGTTAAAAGCACACTTTGTTGTGTATTGCGCATCTTTGTGCGGTTTAATGCTCTAAAATCTTGGCTTAAAAAGCCAGCAGTTGTATCGCTTTGGGCTAAAAAAATGTATTCCATTATGCTAAATAATCTTGGATTGCCTTAGCAAAATTTGGATTCTTACTTTCTATCTCACAAATTGCGCTCACCGCTACACGCGCCGCTTCTATGGTGGTAAAATACGGCACATTATTGCGTAAAACTTGCGTGCGGATTTTGTCAGTATCATCCTTGCTTGAGGCTTCATCGCTTGTATTAATCGCTAAAGCAATTTCTCCATTTGCCAGCCTATCACCAATGTTTGGACGCCCTTCGCTAATTTTCAGTTCTTCTTCACACGCAATTCCATTTTGATTTAAAATTTCTGCTGTGCCTTTTGTTGCACAAATGCTAAACCCTAAACTTGCTAAATCTTTTGCTAAAGGCAAGGCTTGGGGCTTATCAAGCGCGCGCAAGGAAATAAACACTTTGCCTCTTGTTGGCAAGGCATTTTTACACGCCATTTGACTTTTTGCAAAACTTAGCCCAAAACTCTCACTTATCCCCATAACTTCACCCGTTGATCGCATTTCAGGTCCCAAAGTCATCACTGCGCCACTAAGTTTATTAAAAGGAAACACCGATTCTTTAACCGCAATATGTTTCAAAGCTTTTGGCTTATAAAGCCCATCTTTAAATTCCACTTTTTTGAAAGTATCATAGCATTCTAAAGCGGCTTTTAGATTTTGATTTACCATTACACTTGTGGCAACCTTTGCAAGCGGAATCCCTGTTGCCTTACTCACAAAAGGCACGGTGCGACTAGCGCGAGGATTGACTTCAATTAAATAAAGCGTATCTTCAAAAATCGCATATTGCGTATTCATAAGCCCTATAACACCTAAATTTCTAGCAATTTTTGCAGTGGTTTGCTCTATCTCTTCAAGCTTCTCTTGTGAAATACTAATTGTAGGCAAAGAACAAGCAGAATCACCACTATGGATTCCAGCTTCTTCAATGTGCTGCATAATCCCTGCAATATAGACATCTTCACCATCACAAATAATATCTACATCAAGCTCAATAGCGTTATTTAGGAATTTATCAATTAATACTGGGGAATCTTCACTAACGCTTACTGCTTCACTCATATACTCTTGCAATTCTAACACACTATACACGATACGCATTGCACGCCCACCTAGCACATAACTAGGACGCACAAGAACAGGGAAGCCTATGTTTTGGGCAATAGAAATGGCTTCTTCTTTCGTATAAGCAGTGCCATTTTTTGGTTGTAAAAGCCCATTTTCTTCTACAAATTTTGCAAATTTTTCTCTATCTTCTGCAATATCAATGGTTTTCGCACTTGTGCCGATGATTTTTGCACCAATGGTTGTGAGCTTTTTTGCAAGCTTTAAAGGCGTTTGCCCTCCAAAATGCACAATGATTCCATCTGGCTTTTCTCTCTCAATCACGCTACGCACATTTTCAAAAGTGATTGGTTCAAAATATAAAACATCACTTGTATCATAATCTGTGCTAACGGTTTCTGGATTACAGTTATACATAATGCTTGTATAACCCATATCACGCAATGCAAAGCTTGCATGCACGCAACAATAATCAAACTCAATGCCTTGCCCTATGCGGTTTGGTCCCCCACCTAGAATTAGCACCTTTTTGCGCGGATTTTCTTGTGTCCTTTCTTGTGTTTTACTTGCGTATTCTAACGCGTGCGCAAAGCTGGAATACAAATATGCCGTATTTGTAGCAAACTCTGCTGCGCAAGTATCCACTTCATTATAAATAGGTTGCACATCCGCTTTTTCTCTAAGAGCATAAATATCTTCTTCGCGCAATTCTAGCGATTCATTTTTATTAATCAAAAAAGCAAGCATTTTATCACTAAAACCACTTGTTTTTAAGTCTCTTAAAAATTCTGTATTGCTCAGTTTTTCAAAAGAAACTTCCTTTTCAAGCGCAATAATCTCTGCAATCTGCCCTAGAAAATATTTGTCAATCTTGCACCACTTTTGCACCTCATCTACACTCACACCACAGCGGAATGCGTCAGCAATATAAAGCAATCTTTGCGCATTTGGGCGACGCACTTCGCGTTGGATTTGACTTAAATCTGTGCTTAAAGAATTAAAGCCAAAAATTCCTGTTTCAAGGCTACTAAGCGCCTTTTGCAAAGATTCTTTAAAGGTTGTGCCTATTGCCATAACTTCACCGATGGATTTCATAGAAGTTGTAAGTGTGGAATCTGCTTGTGGAAACTTCTCAAAAGTGAAGCGCGGAATCTTCGTAACAATATAGTCAATGCTAGGCTCAAAACTTGCTGGAGTGCCTGTAATATCATTTTTAATTTCATCTAAGGTATATCCCACCGCCAGAAGCGTGGCAACCTTTGCAATAGGATAGCCTGTTGCCTTAGAAGCAAGAGCAGAGCTTCGCGAAACGCGTGGATTCATCTCAATTACAGTCATTCTTCCTGTGCTAGGATTTATCGCAAATTGCACATTAGAACCGCCTGTATCTACGCCAATTTCTCGCAAAATCGCAAAGGAAGCATCTCGCATTCTTTGATATTCTTTATCTGTGAGTGTTAAAGCA
The Helicobacter winghamensis ATCC BAA-430 DNA segment above includes these coding regions:
- the flgG gene encoding flagellar basal-body rod protein FlgG — encoded protein: MMRALYTATTGMLGQQLQIDVTSNNISNVNTFGYRKERAEFADLFHQVLQYAGSSTSETTLSPTGIEVGLGVRPTAVQKIFSQGNFKETEQNLDVAITGNGFFQIELPDGTIAYTRDGSFKRDDEGNVVNAQGYLLVPNITIPDDATQINIGKDGTVTVVQGNETEVNQLGQIETVNFINPAGLHALGDNLYLNTNASGDPIVGTPGLNGFGQLAQGFVETSNVKLVEEMTDLIVGQRAYEANSKSIQTADSMLQIVNQLKRN
- a CDS encoding flagellar hook-basal body protein codes for the protein MQGGYYNSVGGMVTQINRLDVIANNIANANTTGFKRDDVVIGDFMRLYEQHKEFLPIDEQTKDAAQFYNRSLNRVPQIVEEYTDNKVGGMMITDNTFDFALSKENMYFMVETPDGIRYTRDGSFVLNEQGRLVTKEGYPVLPREYLDAPQYIEFIDGFQVEVDSNGNIYTRDLNNEGISEMALMANIGVVSFENPKYLKKIGDNLYSYPQERTDEREALERSGAVRQGFLEKSNINVVQEMTGLIETNRLVEAYSKVLKTHMDELNTEAITKLAAKA
- a CDS encoding flagellin B; its protein translation is MAFQVNTNVNALNAHAQSTFTQTSLSSSLQKLSSGLRINSAKDDASGMAIADSLRSQANALGQAIRNTNDGMGIIQIADKAMDEQVKILDTIKTKATQAAQDGQTTQTRTAIQADINRLIESLDNIAATTSYNGLSLLAGGFTNKEFQVGAYSNQTIRTSIGATSSDKIGHVRNETIRFSAGTALGEITMKFVGQRDGKDITLESVKISHSAGTGLGALAEVINKNSDNLGGIRAEATVQSIGADSIAEGDIVSLTINGVRIGDITGVQKNDADGRLIQAINSRKEETGVEASLSEDGKLILTSTDGRAITVSGASGSDIIGDGFSTTNIGSLTLTKLGASDMKVSGGAFFSDTSIAQTTTSLRETKGVFGADVKSAIGANANLGNTFVGQAGDALGGGVTTLKGAMLVMDIAESAIKQLDAIRSDLGSVQQQMQSTINNITITQVNVKSAESGIREVDFASESANYSNLNILAQAGSYALSQSNATQQNILRLLQ
- a CDS encoding O-acetylhomoserine aminocarboxypropyltransferase/cysteine synthase family protein, with the protein product MTTKNYQQETLALHADYTFDTQRTLSVPIYQNTAYSFESLEQAAARFALQELGNIYSRLANPTLNVLGNRLAAVEGGAFGVPTASGTAAIFYALVNLAQNGDNIVYSNKIYGGTQTLIAHTLKRFGIEARAFDIDNIEKSLEKVINEKTKVIFFESLSNPQIAIADVEKITKIAKKYGIITLCDNTVATAFLHKPFNFGVDLVVYSLSKYINGQGNALGGVVIERKGLNSLIVDNPRYAPFNVPDESYHGLVYASLAESLPIFSIRLITEWLRNIGATLSPQNAWLIIQGLETLELRIKKHSQNALEVARFLQSHPKVKAVFYPSLENNPYHSLLQKYFKDSQASGLLSFEVESYEKAKSVCNALEIFEIVANIGDSKSLVIHPASTTHSQLNENELKSAGITPCTIRLSIGLESPQDLITDLKQALEK
- a CDS encoding homoserine O-succinyltransferase, with product MPLVISEEIPAFKLLKEHAFIMGCNRAKTQDIRPLEVLIFNLMPTKIQTENQILSLLANSPLQVNITLLSTSSYIGKNTPKSHLDRFYVNFSEIQGKKFDGAIVTGAPIEHLEFKSVKYWGELVLIMEFLKTHCTSTLYLCWGAMAGLYHFHNIQKIALDSKLFGVFEHFCVQQDLILNGLDELIRIPHSRHSGINENQVRKNKNLKILLEGKESGITALKDEKDFFILGHPEYSKDTLDLEYKRDLQKGLEITKPKNYYNAESKPVFSWRSSASVLFANWLNFSVYQDTPFILQ
- the carB gene encoding carbamoyl-phosphate synthase large subunit, with protein sequence MPKRNDINTILLIGSGPIIIGQACEFDYSGTQAAKTLKELGFKVVLINSNPATIMTDPEFADRTYIEPITEEVVADIIKKEKVDAILPTMGGQTALNIAMSMFEKGMLEGVKFLGAKPEAIKKGEDRQAFKEAMLKIGMDLPKSRYAYTLEEALEAAKEIGFPLIIRASYTLAGGGSGVAYNIDEFKALAQNGLEVSPINEILIEESLLGWKEYEMEVIRDRVDNCIIVCSIENLDPMGVHTGDSITIAPALTLTDKEYQRMRDASFAILREIGVDTGGSNVQFAINPSTGRMTVIEMNPRVSRSSALASKATGYPIAKVATLLAVGYTLDEIKNDITGTPASFEPSIDYIVTKIPRFTFEKFPQADSTLTTSMKSIGEVMAIGTTFKESLQKALSSLETGIFGFNSLSTDLSQIQREVRRPNAQRLLYIADAFRCGVSVDEVQKWCKIDKYFLGQIAEIIALEKEVSFEKLSNTEFLRDLKTSGFSDKMLAFLINKNESLELREEDIYALREKADVQPIYNEVDTCAAEFATNTAYLYSSFAHALEYASKTQERTQENPRKKVLILGGGPNRIGQGIEFDYCCVHASFALRDMGYTSIMYNCNPETVSTDYDTSDVLYFEPITFENVRSVIEREKPDGIIVHFGGQTPLKLAKKLTTIGAKIIGTSAKTIDIAEDREKFAKFVEENGLLQPKNGTAYTKEEAISIAQNIGFPVLVRPSYVLGGRAMRIVYSVLELQEYMSEAVSVSEDSPVLIDKFLNNAIELDVDIICDGEDVYIAGIMQHIEEAGIHSGDSACSLPTISISQEKLEEIEQTTAKIARNLGVIGLMNTQYAIFEDTLYLIEVNPRASRTVPFVSKATGIPLAKVATSVMVNQNLKAALECYDTFKKVEFKDGLYKPKALKHIAVKESVFPFNKLSGAVMTLGPEMRSTGEVMGISESFGLSFAKSQMACKNALPTRGKVFISLRALDKPQALPLAKDLASLGFSICATKGTAEILNQNGIACEEELKISEGRPNIGDRLANGEIALAINTSDEASSKDDTDKIRTQVLRNNVPYFTTIEAARVAVSAICEIESKNPNFAKAIQDYLA